The Coccidioides posadasii str. Silveira chromosome 2, complete sequence genomic interval CCTTGGATCGTTTACATCTGGCTGGGGTTATCTGGGGTGATGTGAAGCCTGCCAATGTTCTTGTTGATACAAACGATGATATATGGATTATTGACTTCGGAGGTGGATACACTCGAGGCTGGGTCGAGAGGGAAATAGCGGGGACGGTTGAAGGGGACAAACAGGGGTTACAGAAGATCAAAAGTTTCCTGTTGGAGCAAGATAACGAGGCGAACTGTGGGAATTGCTGACGAGACTGAGAGTTAACTCCTTTTGCAACCTTGGCTATTCGCATCCACATTGTTTAGATTCCTATAAGGTGGAATAAAAGGGTAGAAGCATGTCACTCATTCCAAATAACGTTCTTTGGTTTAGCCCATCCTACGGCGTCAGGGGATGGATGTTCAGAAGATGCAAACAGCGAGGGCGTGCGACTGGAACCAGATGCTTGAAGGAAACGAGGCAACCAGCAGCTGCCAACCATAATCTGCGTAGAAAGGACTCATTCTGGTTGCGCTGTGCCCAGTCATTTGTACCCGCTCCATGCTGCCGTTAGCAAGCAAAGCAAACACTGCAAACATCGCCATCTCCGCCATCTCATCAACGCCCCCTTTCACCATATTGTCACCATATCCCTGGCATATGCTTAATACCCCTTTCATTGCTGCTGTGAGGGGTGTGATGCATCCTTGTACAATTAAGAACTCATTGCTCAGCTTGAGCTATTCCTGGGTTTCTCTGCTCGGCTTGTTCCTCATGTACTCCTGAATTGCCCAAGGAGCTTGGTTCAGGGGAATCTTAAGTCTATAGCTTCAACTGAAGTATGTGACTGCCTCAGGGAAATCTTGAGTTTTATAGCTTGAACTGAAAATGTGACTCCCTCAGGGGAATATTGAATTCTTGGCTTTGAGAAATAAGTGGTTGCCCTTAGGGCGACAAGTTGCCTTGGGAGACAATTGAAAATTGATGGTTTGGCGGTGTCCCCGGGGCGAAGAGTTGCCTCAGGGGGATTGCGTGTGCTGGGGCGTTGGGTTGCCTTGAGGAATAAGAAGTTTGTGGC includes:
- a CDS encoding uncharacterized protein (EggNog:ENOG410PU0M~COG:S), with the protein product MEVQIPRLCGVVLDDEGCHCIGMLLSWIDCQYMTLECALRADPPMNLRQKWADQLAASLDRLHLAGVIWGDVKPANVLVDTNDDIWIIDFGGGYTRGWVEREIAGTVEGDKQGLQKIKSFLLEQDNEANCGNC